The proteins below come from a single Aegilops tauschii subsp. strangulata cultivar AL8/78 chromosome 6, Aet v6.0, whole genome shotgun sequence genomic window:
- the LOC109746214 gene encoding probable glycosyltransferase 2: MGQEGMGYSSGKAGGGGGGALPMTAARARGASPLSTHHRSRKISRTFNNVKITVLCGLVTILVLRGTIGLNLSLPSQPSDADALAGAKAVEDIDRILREIRSDSDPSDPTDSDLDSSSVLSNATALNSSEAAAAYAAAVGNYALGPNVSGWDEQRRRWLAQNKGFPATVPGGKPRILLVTGSQPGPCDNPLGDHYLLKSTKNKIDYCRFHDIEIVHNLAHLDNELAGYWAKLPLLRRLMLSHPEVEWIWWMDSDALFTDMAFELPLSRYDNHNLIIHGYHDLLFEKHSWIALNTGSFLFRNCQWSLDLLAAWAPMGPKGFIREEAGKILTAYLKGRPAFEADDQSALIYLLLSQKEKWMDKVYIENSYYLHGFWAGLVDKYEEMMENHHPGLGDERWPFVTHFVGCKPCGSYGDYPVDRCLKSMERAFNFADNQVLHLYGFAHKGLESPKIKRIRSQTTKPINDKENLDVKAKMSTTS; the protein is encoded by the coding sequence ATGGGGCAGGAGGGGATGGGCTACAGCAGCGGCAAGGCCGGCGGCGGTGGGGGAGGGGCCCTGCCGATGACGGCGGCGCGGGCGCGTGGGGCGTCGCCGCTCAGCACCCACCATCGGTCGCGGAAGATCAGCCGCACCTTCAACAACGTCAAGATCACCGTGCTTTGCGGCCTCGTCACCATCCTCGTCCTCCGGGGTACCATTGGGCTCAACCTCTCCCTTCCGTCCCAACCCTCCGACGCCGATGCCCTCGCAGGCGCCAAGGCCGTTGAGGACATCGACCGCATCCTCCGCGAGATCCGCTCCGACTCCGACCCCTCCGACCCCACCGACAGCGACCTCGACTCCTCCAGCGTCCTTTCCAACGCCACCGCACTCAACTCCtcggaagccgccgccgcctatGCCGCCGCCGTGGGCAACTACGCGCTCGGTCCCAACGTCTCTGGCTGGGACGAGCAGCGCCGACGGTGGCTCGCGCAGAACAAGGGCTTCCCAGCCACTGTCCCCGGCGGCAAGCCCAGGATCCTGCTTGTCACGGGGTCGCAACCAGGCCCTTGTGACAACCCGCTTGGCGACCACTACCTGCTCAAGAGCACCAAAAACAAGATCGACTACTGCCGCTTCCACGACATCGAGATCGTTCACAACCTTGCGCACCTCGACAACGAGCTCGCTGGTTACTGGGCCAAGCTGCCGCTGCTCCGCCGACTTATGCTCTCCCACCCGGAGGTCGAGTGGATCTGGTGGATGGACAGTGACGCCCTATTCACCGACATGGCCTTTGAGCTGCCTCTCTCGCGCTATGACAACCATAACCTCATCATTCACGGTTATCATGATCTCCTCTTTGAGAAGCATTCTTGGATCGCGCTCAACACCGGCAGCTTCCTCTTCCGGAACTGCCAGTGGTCACTCGATCTTCTCGCTGCGTGGGCTCCTATGGGGCCCAAGGGCTTCATCCGCGAGGAAGCCGGGAAGATACTCACCGCATACCTGAAGGGCCGTCCAGCATTCGAGGCTGACGACCAGTCTGCGTTGATATACCTCTTGCTCTCGCAGAAGGAGAAGTGGATGGACAAGGTGTATATAGAGAATTCATACTACTTGCACGGTTTCTGGGCTGGGCTGGTGGACAAGTACGAGGAGATGATGGAGAACCACCATCCAGGGCTTGGGGATGAGCGGTGGCCATTTGTGACACACTTTGTCGGGTGCAAGCCATGCGGAAGCTATGGTGATTACCCAGTAGACCGGTGTCTCAAGAGTATGGAGCGGGCATTTAATTTTGCCGATAACCAGGTGCTGCACCTGTATGGTTTCGCACACAAGGGGCTGGAAAGCCCTAAGATCAAAAGGATCAGGAGTCAGACCACAAAGCCTATTAATGACAAGGAGAACCTTGATGTGAAGGCCAAGATGTCGACCACTTCTTGA